Part of the Carassius auratus strain Wakin unplaced genomic scaffold, ASM336829v1 scaf_tig00011483, whole genome shotgun sequence genome, AAAGTCacattttgtaaatgattagttcatcattaactaataatttataaataacttataacagaacgttattataaagtgttaccaaaaaaccTGACTGATGTTGATTAACAATAATTTACCTGCATTCTTGATCTTCTTGATCACCCATACTaacaaataatgataaatacTCATACTCTGTCTTTGAGAATGGTATCTATACACAAAACCATGATAAATTGATGATAAATTTATTTTGGCAGATTTGCAAATGTATTGATAGCAGTAGATCAGCTAAATCAAAAGCATAGAGggacaacattaaaaaaaataaatcgaaGTTCATCATTTTTAGAAGCCATGTGATATTTTGAGGCTTAAATGTTCATTCTGAACAATCTCTACAATAGTCGTCAGTATCCAGCGGAATATGGCCACCTTTCCTGGGGTCAGATTCAGCACATATTTTCTCCCCCTGCCGTACAACAGCCTGGACCTTTCCTAAGAAAACTGGAGGCCTCTCATTTACATTGGGATTTCCTGTTGAGTCCACGTCAACTATGTTGTAATACTTCTTTAGGTGTTTTTTTATATCCTGCATTCACAAACACAACAAAGAGAAAACTGCAATAGTTACCACTTTGCTGACTTTGTGAACCTTTTATAAACTGTTGTTGCTGAATGCACAAATTTTACCTCCTCAAAATGATCTTCAACAAATGTTTTATCAGGGTTTAACTGACTGTGAACTCTGGGTTCTTTAATAGCTTTCTGCAGGTTGTAACCAAAGAACAGGTAGTTCAGGATCACCTGAGATGAAGGAGATAAAATAGaggtcattttatttgtttatcatatcatttaaaaacaaatacttaagATCATGtgcttcaagattttttttttaagtatgcctATTAAGAGTAAACATGTAAATGTATTGATTGAGGTATTTTGTTATGTGATTTAATCTTGTTGTGTAAAAACTTTGCTATACTTGTTTCTGTTGAGTTATTTTGTTACCTGAACAGTTGCTGAGGTGATTATTCGCCCACCTGAAGCTCCAACCACCATTTTGACTTGTTCGTTTTTTGGCTTGCCCTTATCCAAGATAATTGTGGGAGACATTGATGAAGGTGGTTTTCtaccttataaataaataaaaggagtaCATCTTTAATTTGCAAATATTCATTTTAGTTGTAATTTAATACTGTGTGTAATACTCAAGGCATGAGAGTGTTTACCTGGTTTGATcaagtgagcatatctgaaatcaCACAGTTGGTCATTAAATATAATGCCTGTTGATTGAGAAATCACCTTAGAACCAAAACTGAACACAAGAAACAAATATACATTAGATGTTTTTAAATTAGAAGAGGTGGCCTCAATCTTTTGTTAAATAGAAAGGAAAGGAATAaaaatatcatgatttttttttttatagcagttTAATGTATAATTGCTAATGTACTGAAGGGACAACACCCACTATCTGTTTTGAAACCACTTGATTGTGGTAGATGTTACATCTCCTATAGTACTTCTGTAGATGAGGGCTGACAGACTAAACATGTTAGAGTATGTTCACTCAAATATGAAAGAAAACATAAACAAGTATACAATATTTATCTCGTTATCTTTCTCTTACTGTCTATTGATGCTGCTGGTAACTGCCACTGCACTCCCATCATCTGCGATGACTGACAGGTGAGATGTGCCAGCGTCCTTACACAAAATATGTTCCTCTTTGTTGCTTAATTGTTTGTTGGTGTCATCTTTCATTGGGTTCCTGATGAAGGCTGCTGCATAGTCATCTGAGATCATGTTTTGGACAAACTATGAAGCAAGATTTACAAGGTGCATAAATtactttaatttgaaaaaaaaaaaaagcagtgagaATGACTGGTTCTTGAAAATGGGGCAATATTACTCCTGTTATGTGGTCTTTACATGCGCTGCCAATccattaattttaagattttcttgCTCGTTTTTAAATCTTTACATTTTATGGTACCTCTCGATCTTTTAGATTTGTTATAGTTATATTCAGCATCAAGATCCTGACTGTCTCGAGGTCTAGGTATACATTTTAGGGTTATTTTTCTGTGTTGTCTCCAAAGCTATGGAACAATCTGCATTTGCATATTAGAACTGCCTCCCCATTGGTATCTTTTAAAATCACTATTAAAAACTAACCTTTTTCTGTCTGACCCTGCTCATTGATATGCTAATACCTTGTTGATTTTATGTGAGTAATTAGATATCGGTGTGTTTTGTGAGTTTGCATATGTCTACACACACATTGTACAGAACATCAGGtatctgttgtttttaattgAGCATTATAAATAAACTGCCTTGCCTCGCTTGCTAATTTGCTCACAGGTTAAGATCTGGTTAAGACAATTCTAAATATCTGTACTGGAGATGTGGGTAGgcttaaaggaatacttcacccaaaatgtaaaatGGAATTATTATTTAGTCACGTTTTCTCTGTGATTTGAGATTTAATGGCAACttgtatatctaaatattttttatctatcTAAATATAGTTTGTTTGTGTCCCGTGGacaaaaaatcatacaggtttagaactacgtaatgtaatgtaatgtaataacaacaaaagtgttatttttgagtgaactaatcatttaaagCCACAATAAACTGAAAGTATCTTGTACAAGCTTAAAGAATtggtaagtacaaatgtgtactTACAGCATTGACATGATCAGGATGCTGCTCTATCAATTCACCCTCCACCTGAGATGCGAAGCGGAATGTCTCTATAATGCGGTGATAGGTCAATATCTTGTTCCCGTCTGTGGACATATTGCTGCTTGACATGCCATAACCTGAAATTAAATGCTTATTACATGCTTCTAAAAAAATTTTATGACTTTTCTTAACAGTGCACAGTGTGACATCATCCCACTCAGATTCTGGGATAACTGTTTCTGGGCAATAGTATAGCAGCATTATCAACACACTCAAATGCAAACTTATTTGCAACTATTAAGCTTCTGATGCTGACGGTTTTAgtcaatgaattaataattaagctgtacatttctgttttgtgtaaattcaatgggaattggaatttttttttttttgaaaaagtatttttaactCATTAAAACCAGCAAATTGTCCCCACTAGTTggttgtcataatatttcactatataggTGAGGATATTTGGCCCTCACAAGTagctatttttaataaacaagtaCACACTGACCATTGAGTATCTTGAGCATCAAAGCGAGCAAAGGTCCACCGAATGGAGCACCAGGGACAAAGTACATGTATTTCCCCACAGTAAAGTTTAATGCAGATTCATTCAGTGCTGGCTCATAATCCTTTAGGTCTTGATGTGTTATATTTCCTCCTGTTAAACAAAGGTTCATATTTGGTAACATAAGGCCAGCAGAGTTTCAGGTATGAAAAGTTTTAACATTTTAGCATGAAATAACCTTCAGCCTTGATATCATCCACTATAGTCTGAGTCAATGAcccactgtaaaaaatatttgctCCTTCTTCTGCTATCCTACAGTAGGTGGCAGCTAGTTTGGGAAATCTTATAGTATCATTTTCCCTCAGGGTGGTATTGTTTGGGTGGCAAAATACATcacttaagagagagagagaagaggagaagtaAAATGAGTATCACATAACAGTGTCGGAACAACAGCCTTCCGGCATTTGCCATGTTCATCTCTGGCCAAGACAGCTGCCACTGACAAAGTGTGTGCATAAGttagttaaatttaaattttcttaCCACAAAGATTTTTTCCCCAGAATTGTATTCTTATTCTTTTGAATGGCTTTGGCCAAAGCACTATCAATCTTAAAGCCATCAAATGCCAGCTTTATACTGGGCTCAAACAGCTCCTTCCATTTCAGTCTCCCGTGTCTTTTGTGTGCCAGCTCATAACCACGCAGTTCTCCTGGTACAGCTATGAGTAATCCTGTCAAACATTACATAAAATAGAGGAATGATCAAGTTATTCAAGAGCCAAAATGGCAATAAACATCAAATGGATTCACTTTGCAATGATAAAttacaaaagcttttgttcagactAAGTTGCTTACTGAATCTGTGCTGTAAGCCTGGATTTGGTGATATGGAGGTTTACAGTAGTTTACCTGGTTTTGACTCGTTCTCAATCATGTTATTTGAAGCACTCATTGGAGCAGTTTCTCTGGCATCAATGGTCTCCACCCTTCCTGGAAGATTATGGAACTTTTATATTAAATTGAATTTAACATAATATATGTGATAATGAAGTGTTCATTCGTAGGTTCTGGACCAACATTTACCGGTGCAtcacaataaattagaatgtcgtggaaagttcatttatttcaataagacaactcaaattgtgaaaattgtgtattaaataaattaaatgcaccctaaagtagtttaagtctttggttcttttaattgtgatgattttggctcacatttaataaaaactcaTCGATTTGAGatctcaaattagaatatggtgacatgccaatcagctaatcaactcaaaacacctgcaaaggtttcctaagccgtcaaaatggtctctcagtagggctgcaactaacgattattttgataatcgattaatctgtcgattatttttacgattaatcgattaattggtttatgtacttatattttttccccaagtaaattattaataaagggtctttatcattcagcatagatttttaagagattttaaccattttgcaatatacctggagttgttttattatgtgttagtaatcctttgttggactcttctgcaatcaaaacactgaccgaCCCATACGTactctagcaaatttcacaaggatatttcaaataatgttttcaccatggcagtccttagggctcctaaagtagtttaacatcctgaacaaagcttaaggaatctttcagaaaatattttcacgaagaataagaataaaacagaataaaattgcagtacattgcattttattatttactggggaaaacagctttatagcttatgctgtgaaattgtaaacaatccttcgaaaaagtgccaatggcatgaaacctgaatggaactcacaatttaaagtaaaatccatcagaaggttgtccagaaaaaaaaaattggacaaaaaaacctgctgtgtgaaaaagagcactgaatacttaagaaaaaaagtgcatttcaaatatctttaaacatttacctctctcattcagacATAATTAGGCTGCACGACTGAATTATGAACTGCTAAACGACAAACTAatcacagaacatgtttgtaaagctttaaatgtaaaCTGTTAAAAAAGAATGTTATCAGCTTTATGACTAATTAGTTGCAAACAacattgtactggagaatctgcacaaataaaagtcttagggttcacatatcgcgcctaaaaacacttggaaaacgctaggcgcactgctttctccttctttccaaagcactcAGGCAGTTGCGACCCTGAGGtttctgcctttgctaagcaaccatgacgtgctctctccatgaagacgcagaaatttcagcaaaggataaatgaatttgcagctctaaaaatcacttgcagtaactctgctactaaatttatttcaaaatggcaatccatataaaaccatgatcagctgttccttcatcttggctgcgctttcaacattgttacgggaaaggatgaagctgattggttagttcttgtcacatgacccacggtgcacttgtggcattctgaaaagttgaaatgtttttaactcgatgcggtgcggacgcatCTGGAAAAACACATACTgcgtgcctacattggaaataaagaacttgagcgcacaaaagacgcgatatgtgaacggccccttaaacagttcagtagtgcagagtttacaggttactcttcttttttgaaggctcaaagtaaagtactcccacatcccgctgaatgctgcagagacactgttcgggaagcacgtgacataaaacgaggccagctattggctattcgctacttctcctgctgtactggctgagtaaaacctgcggtggctcattactgccacactttggtcaccgcagatttgaaatatgcacgaaatgagccacTTAcggcaaataaaagttatttagcaactaatcgatgactaaattagttgacaactaatttaataatcaattttaattgattaaatcgATTCATTGTTCCAGCTCTATCTCTCAGTTtgattcactaggctacacaatcatggggaagacagctgatctgacagttgtcccgaagacaaccattgacacccttcacaacgagggtaagccacagaaattaattgccaaagaagctggctgttcacagagtgctgcatccaagcatgttaacagaaagtgagtggaaggaaaaagtgtgaaataaaaagatgaacaaccaactgagagaaccgcatccttatgaggattgtcaatcAAAATTGATTTAagtatttgagtgaacttcacaaggaatggactgagactggggtcaagacatcaagagccaccacacacagacatgtcgaGAAATTTGGCTACaattgtcgtattcctcttgttaagccactcctgaaccacagacaacatcagaggcgtcttacctagGCTAAGGAGAAGAGGAACTCTACTGTTACCCAGTGGtcaaaagtcctcttttcagatgagagcaagttttgtatttcatttggaaatcaagttcctagagtctggaggaaggctggagaagctcatagcccaagtttcttgaagtccagtgttaagtttccacagtctgtgatgatttggggtgcaatgtcatctgcttctgttggtccattgtgttttttgaaaaccaaagtcactgcaccagtTTACCAATAAATATTGGAGCACttaatgcttccttctgctgtccaactttttgaagatgctgatttcattttccatcaGGATTTAGCCCCTGCCCACACTGCCCAAAgaaccaaaagttggttaaatgaccatggtgttggtgtgcttgactggccagcaaactcaccagacctgaaaccCATAGATAATCTATTGTCAAgagcaaaataagaaataagagACAGAAAAATGTAGATGAGCTGAAGgcaactgtcaaagaaacctgggcttccagactaCCTCAGGTGTGCCACTAACTGATCAcatccatgccacgccgaattgaggcagtaattaaagcaaaaggagcccctaccaagtattgagtacatgtacagtaaataaacatactttccagaaggacagcaattcacaaaaaaattggTCTTCTggagtattctaatttgttgtgatagtgaattggtgggtttttgttaaatgtgagccaaaatcatcacaactaaaagaaccaaacacttaaactacttcagtctgtgtgcattgaatttatttaatacaagagtttcacaatttgagttgaattactgaaataaatgaacttatccacaacattctaatttatatatacctttaaaacacattacaaactTCAGTGAAATTAATGGACTGGTCAGACACAgaattatttgttgtatttttaaaaacaaactgtgTATAAAGTGGTGCCTGCAACCCCCGAAGGTGGGGTTAATGACTCACACATTGGTGTACACTAGGgctgcaaaataaattaaaattttcactAAATTACcctttgtcacagtgtctgggttgtgttccctggggttccactagatgccctcctttctcacggtgtctgtcaccttatcacttcctgttcccttatttggtcaccttcctccttgttgtgtaattgattgttccccacctgtctcctgttccctcattatccttctgtgtatttataccctgtctgttttagtctgtgttacggagtccttgtttaatgtcagagtattattcatgtccgccaattcttgccttgccttgccttgccttgtgttcatgtcttgtttatgtggattgatgtgttggttttgaccctgcctggactgttcacccttttggattatcccttaataaacgacttacctgcaattggttccctCTCGGTGTTTTCCATAACAccgatcgtgacagaaggactccgtcactgCAAGAGCCAGCGGTATGTCGACTTATGTCTCCTCCCCAGCCACAGTGGAATGGATTTGAAGGAACTCGCCCGGTGGTTTTCCGGGGAACCAGAGGAGGTCAccgaggagggagtggtcgagaggatACTCAGAACCGCTCTCAACCAGGGCCGCCCTTCGacccggggctcgtgtgggatggattagagccaccgtctcaccatggcggacggaGAGGAGAGAGGAAGCACACGTCTGCCGAGGCAGGATGGATGCCAAGACAGCACCACAACACAAGGCgatcaccagtccagcgccacggggcaagatggctgccagctcagcgccaacgcccagGATGGCCGTTAACATGTTCTTGGATTACTTTTCCACATTGTCAAGGATCTTCgagattcccaagactgttcacgtcacaactgctgagccagcgccacagtcCAAGATCGTCGCCAGCCCAGCACtacagcacaaaatggccgctAACCCGGCGCCaaggcccaagatggccgctcgtccagagtcatggcccaagatggccgccaatccagcgccacagcacaagatggccgactcaacgcctgagtctccagacaaggtgccacCGACTTGCCatcatagagggcggaggaggaggagacaggggtctaccgttcctcaaagcccggaggacgttcccgagcgggccgctgccgtccaggaggacgtgcCTGAGCAGGCCGCTGccattcccgaggcggtgcccgatgctgttccggaggccgaggcggtgcccgatgctgttccggaggcagTGCCCGAAGCCGAAGTGcctcacgtctccacaggcagtgCAGAGTCGAGttaggttccagttgaccctccagagtcgagtcaggtgccagttgaccctccggagtcaagtcaggtgccaattgaccctccggagtcgagtcaggtgccagttgaccctccggagtcgagtcaggttccggtgaactctccggagtcgagtcaggttccggtggactctccggagtcgagtcaggttccggtggactctccggagtcgagtcaggttccggtggactctccagagtcagggctagtcaccgctgacctttcagattcaagtcaagtcacgtcACCgatgatcttcaaggactgagtcaaatCACGGGGGATTTTCTAGGACTGAGTCAAATCACGGGGGATCTtctaggactgagtcaagtcactggtgatcttcaggaacaaaggcaagtcaccagtgGTCCTCATGTACAAGTGCAAGTCACAGAtggtcttcatgaacaaatgccagtcaccaataatcttcacgagcagagtcaggccagcaccgatcttctggagcccagtaaagacaccaggggattaccagagtttcatAGTCCCATTGGTCTGGCCGCACGTAGGTCAGCTCCGCCTTgggggggctctcgtcctgaccacatggctgtggtggtcttctgcttcgACCTGGGGGGCtctcgccctgaccacacggttgtggtggtcttctgctccgccctggtggactccggcctcgaccacaaggatgtggtggtcttctgctccaccctggagggctctggctttgtccacatggctgtggtggtcttctgctccgccctggggggcttctgtccTGACcccacggctgtggtggtcttctgctctgccctggggggcttccgtcctgaccacacggtggtggtggtcttctgctccgccctggggggcttccgtcctgaccacacggtggtggtggtcttctgctccgccctggtgggcgccacatgatgtccttcatggacttctgttttgtgtttttggtttccgttatgtttctgtctgttcccctcagtcagtctggccctccgtccctccccctgaaactcctccggtcctcctccctcctggtctccctgttttgtgtttacacttctggtgtcggttccccatgtttttcttttccggccctccgtccctccccctgagcctccacctgtccgcctccctcctggtctctgtgttgtgtcttgtcgtggagcgtctgggagccgctccgtagagggggggtattgtcacagtgtctgggttgtgttccctggggttccactagatgtcctcctttctcacggtgtctctCACCTTATCaattcctgttcccttatttggtcaacttcctccttgttgtgtaattgatttttccccacctgtctcctgttccctcattatccttctgtgtatttataccctgtctgttttagtctgtgttacggagtccttgtttaatgtcagagtattattcatgtccgtcaattctTATCTCCAGTCCTGTGGACCTCTTAATCTGCACAGTTTGGGACCAGTTTATTAACAGCTTGTGCCAGCGTAAGAAATCTTTTGGTGTTAAAACAGAACTGTCAGATTTACTGAAGACATGCAGTGAAGAATTAGTGCTGAAAGGCTTAGACACAGTTATGTTTGTGCCTGACCTTATTGAAATTGAATTTGAAGGAGTTTCCTTTTCAGACACAAAATTTTGGGAGTAGTGTGTTAAAATTAATCATGCAACACAGTTTATTAATGTTTTCCATcgtcaaattactggtatttgtgcCCCCCAACTTTTAAACTATTCTGCACTTGAAAAGGCTGCAATTGTTATTGCTAGGATTAGGCACCGCAGAGAACAGAGAGTTCATGGTAGCAGGGAGATAATTTTTTTCCACATATGTAAGAACATTATCCGAACATATAGTTTGCCAagccatgttattttttatttacttcaggAAATATACATGTTTGTCAGTTTACATGTAACATGTTTACATGTAGCTGCGCTTGGGTTGTAATTAGATCACCGGCTCCTGATAATCATCGGCTCTGCTTATTTGTGATTTTTGTGCTCTGCTAATTAGTGCTGTGCTTGGTATATTGCGTTGGTTGATATGTACTGTAATGAGATGTTGCATCTGTGTTCATTAATTGCGTGTTGTCAGAAAATCACCTGCAGAAATTTACACTCCCATCTGTCCTGTTTTTGCGCTTTTGTGCTCATTTGcctttagtaaatctggccctatgtgtgtctttgtagtttaacacacctgattcagatgatCAGCTCATTTGGATGATCTGATCCgagtgtgtcagataagagaaacataaaaaacatgtaaaaagagGGTGAGACCCCAGGACTGGAATTGAAAATCacttatttttaatcattaaaatgatAACTTGATAACAATGGCCCAAACCCTAACATCAACCTTCATTTAATAAaatctgattgattgattaatataAATGTTGCACATTCACTCTTTTTTAGATTCTGTTTGCTCACATTCTCATTTTAATGGACTTCTCTTTAGTCACCTCTTTCTTTGTTCTAGTTTCTTGCCACTAATTTGTCTTCATGattattcattttacaataagaGATGTCTGGATTTATTGCATTATCTCTGTGTATTCAACTTCACATATGTTGTCATTTGTCAGTTCTTGGCAATGTGTAAGTGAAGTTTAATTTTGATTGATTTTCTTTCAGTCTCTAAAAGCTCTTGTACCTGTTGATGCATTGTATATGGTGAAAACTACTCCCCCACCGATGCCCATGCTGTGGGGATTCACCACACTTACACACAGCAGAGCAGCAATAGCAGCATCAACTGCTGAACCTTTACGTTTCAACATGTCCctgcaaagagaaaaaaatctgTGTAAATTCACATGAACAATAATGACTCCATAATGCTGACAGCAAGACAGACTCTAGAATCTCAGAATTAGAAATGCTTTGGAATCATACCTCCCGATCTCAGAGCAAATTTCAGAACCTGCTGCCACTAGTCCTTTTTCATACTTAACATCAGGTGTCACAGTGGGCATCTTAGATGTCTTAATGAGTATCACTAGTAAAACAGTAGCAATCACACAGGCGAAGAACAGATATCTGAAAGCAAAGCACCAGAATGCTGTTTAAGATATTTGATTACACATACAAAATTCCAATATTCTCggattttatttcttttgtaggCATGTGATTTGCTGTTAGTTAATCCTGTTATCATGGGACATACtaccagtgatgggaataacggcgttataaataacggcgttactaacagcattactttttccagtaacgagtaatctaattgattactcttctcatcttaataacgccgttaccgttactgccaaaaaatgcggcgcgttactataactgatgatgaagctgttttttttttcatcagaccaactagatctctgagcgagaggcaaatacttttttttactgttcttccttggttagtgggcagagcacgagacaagcgcataaatgctgacgattggctgaggtagagtaaaatttcattgtaagccaatcagaggtagagttgggcgggttttcgaaagcacgcatagtagtgatgggaattcggctcttttgactcagctcactgaaaagagccggctctttggctcacaaacggctctttaaatgactttgactataatatttcaatttttattacataattatttaatttctataggctaaatttgaaaaaatagagttagctcttcagatatgcgagccagctcccgaagttcaactaaaaaagccggctcttagagtcggctcattcgcgaatcgcgaacgactcatcaaaagctcattcgcgaacgagtcgatccatcatcactaacgctcattcgcgaacgacccatcatcggacaggacaggacacacaacgaacaacacaagccagtcagtcaacgagagacaggtatggcgac contains:
- the LOC113073155 gene encoding glutathione hydrolase 1 proenzyme-like, producing MPTVTPDVKYEKGLVAAGSEICSEIGRDMLKRKGSAVDAAIAALLCVSVVNPHSMGIGGGVVFTIYNASTGRVETIDARETAPMSASNNMIENESKPGLLIAVPGELRGYELAHKRHGRLKWKELFEPSIKLAFDGFKIDSALAKAIQKNKNTILGKKSLCDVFCHPNNTTLRENDTIRFPKLAATYCRIAEEGANIFYSGSLTQTIVDDIKAEGGNITHQDLKDYEPALNESALNFTVGKYMYFVPGAPFGGPLLALMLKILNGYGMSSSNMSTDGNKILTYHRIIETFRFASQVEGELIEQHPDHVNAFVQNMISDDYAAAFIRNPMKDDTNKQLSNKEEHILCKDAGTSHLSVIADDGSAVAVTSSINRHFGSKVISQSTGIIFNDQLCDFRYAHLIKPGRKPPSSMSPTIILDKGKPKNEQVKMVVGASGGRIITSATVQVILNYLFFGYNLQKAIKEPRVHSQLNPDKTFVEDHFEEDIKKHLKKYYNIVDVDSTGNPNVNERPPVFLGKVQAVVRQGEKICAESDPRKGGHIPLDTDDYCRDCSE